In Rutidosis leptorrhynchoides isolate AG116_Rl617_1_P2 chromosome 6, CSIRO_AGI_Rlap_v1, whole genome shotgun sequence, the DNA window TGAAATTGAAAAGCGGGAAACTGCTGTTTCACGTTGGTCAAGAGCAAGAACCAGAGCCGCAAAGGTACATACTTCCTAATGGTGTAAATTTTGATCATTTTTATGAACGGGTCAATTTGGGTTATGTTTCATGTCTAATGGGTCAATCATGTAAAAATAACTTGTAAGGAAATACTCCGTAGCTGATAAAGAAACATGCCAAAAGTCACACAAAGTGTACTTTTTAATGgataaaagaaaagataaaagctCCCAAATTGTCTTATTAAAGCTTAGATTATTATTGAAATAGTATTGTTCATATATAGGATCTAATTTTCTTGGATGAAATTGTTTCGGGTCAATCCAACTTGACCCCGAAAACGTTAATTTTGTGACTCATTACCCATTTTGCCACCTGTAATATATTTCTTGACATAATGCACTCGGTGCATCTTGTAGAGCACGTTAGCTTATGAGTTTCGATTACAGGTTGGAAAAGGCTTGTCACAACATGCAAAGGCATGCAAACTTGCATTACAACATTGGCTCGAGGCAGTATGTATTTTCACTCTTTAAAACTTGAATTACGTTTGTGATTAAATATAacgattaaaattcatttttatggaAACAGATAGATCCACGACATCGCTATGGCCATAATCTTCATTTTTATTATGTCAAATGGCTACATTGCCAAAGTATACAACCTTTTTTCTATTGGTAAGATTGAGTTTGACTGATCATAAATACTGCAAAAGGTGGCAATTTTGACTCATTTGCTTATGAATGGTTGGTTTCGGCTGTGTATTATCTTAAATGaatcaaattaaaaaaataaaataaaaatgaaggGGTCAAATGGGTTGAAACCTAAAAGTCGGATAGAGTAATTCTTTATACATGTAACCTGCTTAACCATTTTATTCAAAGATTTGGATCAAAAGTGTTATAATAGTGTTTCTGTAATCTCATTTGAAACATTTATTATTGGATTTTCTAACGACGGCCCTTAGGGTTGTCGTTAGAAAAACCATTTATTATTTAATGctgttttgaaaagaaaaaaatgtATTTGTGAATCAACCAAACCGCTCACCCCGTTTTGACCCATACAATAACATAATTTGTTTCAACCTACGcttttgacccattacccaactTGACCCTCCATTATCCCACCTCTAGATAACGCATATCACGTTGACTAAAGTGTGTACTTTATGACACAATCTTAGGCTTGACATAGGGGAAGGGAAAGAAGTAAGTCTTGAAAGATGTCCTCGTTTAAAGCTTCAACAACAATGCATCAAGTATCTAAGTCCCGTAAGTTATATAAAATTCGTTCATGTAGGTTTCATTTCTTTAAGCAATATATAATAAAGCTGGCGTAAAAATTATACCTTTATTCTTTTTAATTTCAGATAGAACGTGAGGCTTATGAAGCTACGTTGGAGGATGGGAAACTCATTTACAAACTGAGCAGGCAGCTTATTGATACAAGAACGGGTCCCGCCAAAGCCAAGTGGATATTTGTTCTCAGTACATCAAATATTTTGTACGTTGGGATGAAAAACAAAGGCAAATTTCAACATTCGAGTTTTCTGGCTGGTGGAGCTACATTGTCTGCGGGACAATTAGTGGTTATAGATGGGATCCTAAAGGTATGAATATAGATGGCAAAATGGGTGGGTTGGCAAACGGGTGAATCTTTGGTACTGTTTAGACGGGTCAGGCACTTTTGTATAATATTcgtgttttttttatttaataaaaatatctagTGGGTTTTAAGCATTAAGCGTAGTCGTTGGGGACATTATATGCATCTGACCCGTTTTAGTTGTAAGCTAAATATGTTTACTTTACCCGTATTACTCCTTATAGATTGCGATCGCCCATCTTACCATACAATTAAAACCTTCTAGCTCTTTGAGATTGTTTCAAAGCATAATCTTGAAATGTTAATATTAATTTCGCCAAGTCGATAGGCTGTCTGGCCTCACAGTGGACATTATCTACCAACTGAAGAAAACTTTGAAGCCTTCATGTCGTTTCTTGAGCAACGCCATATTGATGTCCAAAATGTCAAGGTATGGATACTGTGTTAAATATACTTTCTATTTATCTAGAATATTTATCCTATAACTAATGTTGTAAACGGCGGCTGTTTTGACCTAATCGACTAGTTGGTTTGGTAACTAAACCGTCTCGTATCGCCCAAAAACACGTCTAATTAGTCGGTCAATGCTAAAAATTCAGGTTTAAGGGTATGTTTGGATGACAGCTTATGAGAGCTTAAGCTTATGATTTTTATAAGCTACAAATCATAAGCTTTGTTTGGCATACACAAAAATTTAGAGCTTATGGAAAAAAGAAGCTCTGGAAAATTAAGCTTCTAGAACAAGCTTTTAAGAAATAGTAGAGCTTATATGATGTTATGATTACTAAAATaccatttattttattattttaaatgttTTATTTGAGTCCTTTTAAGACAATTCACAACTATAAGCTCAAGCTCCAGCtacttaccaaacacttataaaaaataagaaGTTCCAGCTTCCAGCTCCAATTATAATCTTCGCCTCTTgtttcgtccaaacacaccctaaagtcagtcAAAGTTTGCGTCTGTCTTAGCCGGGtctgagtcggtcaaagtcaagGTTGGTCATAGTTAGGTCAAAATTTTAATAATCTCATGCTCAAATTTTTGTGCCCAAcgcatatgtttgaaatatttacgttttaaataaatataaaactaaaaGTCAACGTCCGACTGAACCCCGAATCGACCGATTAATCGTTTCAAAGTCCTGACTGACTCGTCTACGTTTCTTGACTTTTCCAACTTTGcctataacttataattaataatccaaagtttgtCCCACTCATACAGAAAAGcccagatgatgaggaagaagttcCGAATAAAAAAATGACCGGATACGAGATGCGAAACTGTGTATCCGAGCCCGATTTCTCTCGAGCTACCGAAGAAGCCGAACCCAAATACTATAACCACAAAGATTCTAAACCACCAACACCTTTAAAGTCAACCATCACATCAATCAAAATCCCGAAAAAGGATGACATCATCATGGCCTTCAAGAAGAAAGAACCCGACCCGCCCAAACATGAACGCGAACCCGATAGCTCGTCAGATAACGAAGCTGAAGCCGCAGAGGAATTGTTGTCAAGTATAAAACTCATGGTTTCGAAACGAAACCTTTTTGATTTTGGTGAAGAAGTGTATGGTGATACAATACCTGAAGAGAAGATTATGAAGAGGATTAACTCGCATAAAGAAACAAAGTCGTTTCAGTTAGCTAAGCATCTTAGTTGTCAGTGGTCAACAGGGGCGGGCCCACGTATTGGGTGTGTACGAGACTATCCAGAAGAGTTACAGTTTCAGGTTTTGGAGGAAGTGTGTTCTTGGAGATCGAGTCGTAGTCATCGTCGACAAAGAAGTGATAGGAGGAAGAAAAGCTATTCTATGGACAATGTAAGCTTGTTTCATATTGAACCACCTTAATTAATACTGTTACATTTCGATTTGATCTGATTTTATAACAAATGTTGAAACTTCAGTTTATGATCTTTTGTAATAATATGTGTTAGTTACTTCTTTCCACTTCTGTGAAATGTAATCTGAAACAGTATTTTTTTTCTAAAGAAGGTGATATTTCCACATTTGATTTGATAGATCATTTCCCAAAATACCCTTATAAGTGTATATTAATTAGCTGAAGATAAAAGAAAATATGAAGGGTATTTTGAGAAACTATGTAAAAAATTGGCGGATTAATCAGAATTGAATGTAAAAATATATCTATGTTATGTAAGGAAATTTTTTCCAACTTAATCAAAttgctcatttataatttatatttaaatttaaatttataataagTATCTTAACTAACACTTATGAATAGTAATTGAGTTACATCATACTGACATCACCTATTTTGTCATttagcttttttttttctttccaaaacTCTGTTTGTTCGGCCCAACGAAGTGGGCAAACCGGCCACTTCCTAGTTTGTACTACtatataataacaaaaataacaacAAATAGGTACCTTGAAAATATCCCTTTAGTTATAGATTGATTTAATTTGTATTGTTATAGTACTTATTTGTATAAATACATACATCAACATACATACAAATATTGTTATATTATACAGTATATAAATTTATTCTTTATACTAGAGGTACACAGCTGTTTTTAGCCATATAAAAAGTTATTCGTGTACGTAAACGGATAAGGTTTTGTAAGAGAGTTTTTTAAACTCAAATCTACACGGCATAACTGGGTTATCTTATCTGGTGACCGTTTCTGGCCCTTTTTCTCTGACCACCCAAAGAAAAGGTTTTTCCTCTAACTACTTAATAAATTTTAGGCCTTTACAATTTTAATGATCATATGCACTCTCATAATCTATAATCCAAAAAGTCTTATAACATTGTCCAATGCCTAGTAAAGTCAATCATAATCACTATTAGAGTGCTCCCAATAGAGACACTTCTCCATCTTAgtcctcagcgccacatcagcactttcTTCCCACTTCTTTCTCAGGACTAAACCCAGAACTAAACACTACCAACCATGACACTCTTCCttcctttttttttaatttttaattttttatttattcaaaaataaaattaatttagttagatatattatagatAACGAGCTAAATGCAGGATACGCTGCTGATGGTTACGCCAGGTCTCGTGGTGTTGGTGCTTGTGTTGTCACGTTCACCGTTGGTGGACTTAGTGTAATCAATGCGATAGCTGGTGCCTATAGTGAGAATATTCCTGTTATTTGTATCGTTGGTGGACCGAATTCAAATGATTATGGGAAAAATAGAATTATTCATCATACAACCGGGTTGCAGGATTTTAGCCAGGAATTTCAGTGTTTTCGGACAGTCACTTGCTATCAGTTACATATAAATAAAGCTTTCTGTTTTAATatccttttttatttatttatttatatttattgttgATATATGATCAAGTGATTTGCACAAGTTATTGTAGAACTAGAAAAAATActgaccgcgcgttgcggcggttgTATTTGGATATACGTTGCTTAGCACCTAATATACCTAACGACATGCGCTTTGTGGTGGAATATTTTAACatcttttatgaaactaatattgagagtaataaactgagaaaaaaattacaaaaaattgCATTAGGACTCGAATTCAGGTTTTTTCGTTACAAACTTATGAACTTACCACTTGCGCTACTCATCAATTTgataattagttatatatatatatatatatatatatatatatatatatatatatatatatatatatatatatatatatatatatatatatatatatatatatatatatatagtggtaggatcaagagggaagtaaccattcggggagaagcggggggaagcaaaaactttttttcttttttcgttttttgaaaaaactttgttcacgaacattatagatgagatgaaaatatgagcatttagtagagacactttgtgataaatgtttttattttggcgggaaaacgctcgaagaaataatatataacaattatcgtgtttttcgagcgtattttgaggttgtagctattggggtttagatattagggtttatagggtttataggttttagaaatttagggtttagggtttagatttagggtttacatttaggatttagattgagtttttaaacccaaaacaccaaaccctaaaccctaaactctaaatcgggctaaattttacttcacaaaacatgaagaaaaaaaacgttcatattcttcacgaacaacattatcttgaatgttatttttgtcgatcattttcccgcctaaataataacattcatcacgaagtgtctcttctaaatgttcatattttcgtgtgatcttgatgccggaaaaaaaaatttcaaaaaaaatgaaatttttttttttgcttccccccgcttccccccgattggttacttccccattggtcctgcccctatatatatatatatatatatatatatatatatatatatatatatatatatatatatatatatatatatatatatatatatatatatatacacacacacatatataaatataaattatataatttatccAATGTGTTTTCCTTGAAAAAAAAAGTTCCGTTTCAAATATAattagttgcgttttgttcgtaaaattattgcaAGTTGAACGGTGATGACGGAGAAACCTAATTCGCAGCGAAAAAAGATAAATCACGTAAAACAAAATTGGGTGAAAgttatttaatgattattatataaatagAAAAGTTATACCTTTTATCCCTAAAAGTTAAACTTTCTATACCTTTTACACCTCAAAAGTTTCACCTTTTACCCTGCAATTTTATGGCCCTTGACTCTTTCTTCCCCTGACCAAAACGCAAAACTTAGGGTACTTAAACGACCAAAATATTGATGACATTTAGTagatattgaaatatatataaaaaatacaaaaattaaaaATCTAAGAATTAATCAAATatcacaaatataaattaaaataaaaaatgacGAGATTACTTTTGGCCACAACAAAAGTGGgaccgacaataataataataaatcaaaaaTATCCCTATCCCCAACTTTCATCTTCTAGatatatacctatacatatataCAGTCACATATATACACAATTTTCAGCCATTTTCATGGCTtttaagctttaaaaaaaaaaaaaaaaaaaaaaaaaagcttaatTCTCCGTCCGACCGTCCACAAATATGATCAAAAAGCACGAAATGGGAGATGCTTGGCTGGGCGAGCATGTGGGCGAGACCCTGGGCGGTCCGCTGCCATCGGCGCCCAGGTGGGCGGTGGCCTGGGCGGCCCCCAGGGCGGGTACGTTGGGAGCACTCTTAGATTTCTAGTAAGAAAATCAAATATTGAAGACCAAGTAGCCAACTTTCATATTctttttagttaaaaaaaaaagaaaaaaaaaagaagaaaaaaaaggcaACTCTAGTTCAAGTCTCACTATGCATACAGAAAGGATAATTTTTACATTTTAGAAGCCATTACTTGGCTGTAAATCACTCATTATACTGAAAAATAATAAATGTAACAGGACtgagaaaaataataaaaaatcatATGAAAGGAAATATGATGTACTCTGAATAAAACAGATTCCATATAAATCGGTAGTACCCAGCTATCGCCTCCTGCAGCGTGTGTAAAATATGACATTTCAGTGCAGAATATACAAGTCACTACTCACTGATTAAAGATTAAACTGCATCTATAAGTGTGTTAATATATAAAACAAAATTATCGTCAAGTATTACCTGGGTGTAATTTGCACGCTCAAGGATCCATGCCTGCATCAAATAGTTGTTCCATGAGTTGATGCAAAGTTATCCGTATGATATAAACAAGTTGTAAAGTTATAAATTTGATCTGAAAAAGGTTGAAACAATAGGATGAAATTATAAAGATTAAACAAAACCTGGTAAATCAAACAGGAAGCTAAGATGGAATGTAATGGTATCATCAAGCTGCTCCTGAAAGCCTGCATTTCATTACTCACAATTATAAAATaatttgtaattgtaattgtaattgtaactgTAATTATAATTGTAATGCATATTAAAAAGAAAAAATTAATATATGGATGCCTTGTACTACTCGTAATATAAATAAGTCAGATTATAAGAAAAAAGGTTCCAAAGCCACTTAAAGAGTAACCTCCTAACTAATTTTTATAAatcatattatattattttaaaataatatcatcTATTGAATCAAATATGAAATACGGTATCTTTTTAGAAAATGGACAAAAAAGTGTTATGGGTCAACTGACCCATTTTTACCCGCTACCCAACGCaacctgtttttacattttacacctCTACGGAGTGGGTTTTCACCTGAGGCATGTAAACTGCTGCAACGATGGACCCAATATAATTGATCAGCAGAAGTCCTGACCCTATTAATGCAATGTTTCTTACACCAAGTTTTGTAGCAAAAGTAGATATTTGGAACCTGGGAAATGAAATTATAAATGTAATGAAACAAGTTAACAGGAAATCGATGATTATAACCACAAAAGATGTTCAAATGCAAG includes these proteins:
- the LOC139856058 gene encoding IQ domain-containing protein IQM6-like, with product MVIWVCLTFNDNEMETILHIDASSTKDECSNIVRPESPLPKPLTDHHHLAALKLQKTYKSFRTRRQLADCAILVEHRWWKLLDFAVLKCSSVSFFEIEKRETAVSRWSRARTRAAKVGKGLSQHAKACKLALQHWLEAIDPRHRYGHNLHFYYVKWLHCQSIQPFFYWLDIGEGKEVSLERCPRLKLQQQCIKYLSPIEREAYEATLEDGKLIYKLSRQLIDTRTGPAKAKWIFVLSTSNILYVGMKNKGKFQHSSFLAGGATLSAGQLVVIDGILKAVWPHSGHYLPTEENFEAFMSFLEQRHIDVQNVKKSPDDEEEVPNKKMTGYEMRNCVSEPDFSRATEEAEPKYYNHKDSKPPTPLKSTITSIKIPKKDDIIMAFKKKEPDPPKHEREPDSSSDNEAEAAEELLSSIKLMVSKRNLFDFGEEVYGDTIPEEKIMKRINSHKETKSFQLAKHLSCQWSTGAGPRIGCVRDYPEELQFQVLEEVCSWRSSRSHRRQRSDRRKKSYSMDNVSLFHIEPP